The Tripterygium wilfordii isolate XIE 37 chromosome 23, ASM1340144v1, whole genome shotgun sequence genomic sequence ATGGACAATATTTATAGTGTCCATAGAAATGCtacaaacgtgaaaaattaTGAAAGTATTTCTCTTATTAAACTTGACAGGGAATGCTACAAACGTTGTGGGTTCAATGGATCCTCACGCATTTGTTCTCCCTAGATTAGGCTAGGAGGCCCGGCTTTATCGGCGTCCAAAATTTACTTAGaaaataggttttttttttttttttttttgaaaaggtagAAAATCAATTGTTATGTGTTAAGGTGATAGACCCACCGTATATGTTGGATTATATTCCAATAACTACCGATGTGGTAGTTTTAACAATTTCAAATACCAAatgatgaaatgaaaaatagGAAAGTAAAATTATCATACAGGAGAGAAGTTTATCTTTAAGAGGTCGTTTGTGGATTTTGGAGATGAGAATGGAAAGAGAATTCTAGGCAGGACAAATGTCATGTGCAGTCCCTATAGTTGAGGCCATTTAGGCCCCGTTTGGATCAGTTTATTtggtagcatttatactacggGTCCGTTTGGTGGACAATTTTGATAATAACATATATTGCAGATGataaatggttgtaataaatggTAGCAGAAATGATTCCTGAAATGCTGGTAGGTGTTTGatgcatcttttgcttatagcATATATGGTGTTATAATTGTTGTGCAAATTACGTTCCAgagtattatgcatttaagtgGTAACATATTTAAATTAATAGCAAATTTAATTGTAAATACATTATAAAACTAATGATAGCATTATTAagtacataaaaaataattatatattttttaatgaacaaataaTTTCACACGTATTtattaaaacataaattaagacatatttttttaatggttgTCATTCACGCGTGAATTGGGCTGCATTGTGGAATGGACTCTGGTATACTAGTAATTTAGGGCAACTTTGAGGGTAAAGTAGTAACTTGGTTAGGAAATTGTCAAAAAATGGTTGAATTGAGGACAATTGCAAATTGGGTAATATATTGTCAAGAAAATGCTTTGGAAGGCGAGTCAATATATTGTTGTTGGGTTCATGAGTACCATATATGATACTACAACCATAAATTACTGCCATATAATGTATGTCAAACGGGCACTAcgaagtagtataaatgctattTACAATCCAAATAGGGCTCCGTTTGGTGTATAATTTTATCATTAGCATAtatggtagcatatattgtagataaTAAATGATTGTAATATATGGTAGTATAAATGGTTATTGAAATGTTGTTAGGTGTTTGGTTACACTTTTGTTGAAACAATATAAAGTCTTAATATTGTCTTGTAAATTACATGGAGGGGCATAACTATTTCAAGCtatataatagtaataaaaaatcataaaataagttataaacactgcataattaattaaaaataataaaaactttttttcataaaaaaaaattttaaaaaaaattgaaaaaataccaTAACTCATTCAACATTGCAGTCTCATATATATTGATAAATACATGTCCAAATTCACACCCTTTACGATCATATTAATacaattaatatattaattattcatattGCGCTAGATAGTTGATCGGCAAGCATATCACGAAACTGAGCCATGTTAgcatcatcaatgaccaaataTTCATCAACTCCATTATCCGTAACTTCATGGACAGGATCCGACACCGAATGATCGCCCCCAGTAGACGTAGAACCAATGTCATTGAAATCAACGTCATTGACAGCATGGATGCGTATAAAATTGTGAAGTGCCATGCATGCTATCACAATCATCGCCTGTACCTTAATGTCATACGAAGTCATTGCATTCAGGATCCGCCATTTCTTCTTTGTCACTCCGAATGTTCGTTCGATGACATTCCTTAGCCGAGCATGTGCCTTATTGAATACTTCACGTGGTCCTGAAGCGGGTGCTCCATTCTGAAATACAGGAACATGATACCTCTCGCCCTTGTATGGTGCAAGGAAGCCTGTCTTGTTTGCATATCCGgcatcaaccaagtaatattttcctaaaaaaaaattataaatatcctTGTGATAAAATAAAGTTTACAACTTATCACACGTAATTCTCACCTCGTGGCGGTTTTGGGAACTTCATACGCTCAACACGCAGAGAATGTTCCAGTACCCTACTATCATGAGCCGATCCCTCCCATCCTGCCGATATATAAGTGTACATCATGTCGAAATCACACACAGCTAAAACATTCTGGGTGGCAACTCCTTTTCTCCCAATATATCTTTGTCTATTTTCTGGTCCGACCATTGCCGAAATATGAGTCCCATCCAGTGCCCCAATGCAATCCTTGAAACATATACGATATGAAATTTTGGAATGCTCCCTTATATACCTTGGCGTTTCATGCAATGACTTGCCCCTAGGTTGAATGATATCCTTAGATAGTTTCAATACTGCTAGCAATACCTTGTGGAAAAGGCGACTGATTGTCTCCCCCGAGTGTTGAAACCTCTCTTGTATATCCCTATTTGCTTGAGCATGACCCAAGATTGATACGAACATCGCTACCATCTCCAGAATGCCAACATTATCAGACCCAATCAATCCGTAATCATCCAGTAAAACTCCACATAAAGCATGGAATACCTCAACCGGCATTCGAAATGCTTCATGACAACGAACTGGATGACCTTGAAGTACATCTGCCACCCAATCACGGCCTGTTAAGGTACAGGTTCTACATTGCATATTTCTTCGTGACCGGGAAATCGACCCTCTATCCTCAAACTGGCGCTTGAGGAAATGAAGTAACAAAATCTGTGATAGGTCAACACcgtcatcatcatcactagaacttgaacttgaattCATCGCTGCGACCTGGAAAAATAGAAATTAATGTAAGATGTCATATGAAGTCATTTCATTACCAAGTAAGTTGTAAATAAAATCATCTAGTACTTAAAAGATGAATAAAATCATCACAGTTCACATAACATAAAATAACTGCATTTGTCCAATACATAAATTGAAAATCGAAATTTGTCTTCAATGACATTAACAAGTTCATCTAACCAACTAAATTACATGTATAAATAATTGATCTCAACCCAGAATACATCATCCAATTGGAGCTTTTCCATCATGCTGCTTGAATAGTAGCTCAATATAACCAAGTCGTGCGCTCTCTGGTAATGCAAGGAAAAGTTGTCTCTGACTGTTGGTATTAAACAGCTGGACAGCAAAGTAAAATAGTGCTGGATTTTCAGCAGCTATGTTCATATCAACCAGGGCCTTAATAGAGGCATCATATGAAGGATCCACGGGCATCAATGGCTGGACAGGTTGCACAACTGGGATAGGATGCACATTTTCAACTTTCTTTGCAACTTCTTTCTTCACATCATAATATTCTTGTTTTGTagataaataagaaaaatgCTTCTCAGAAACCATTTGCAATTGCTGGCACAACTTGTCAAACTTAGGATCTATGGTATCTTGTGtcattctcttcctcttcctgctTCCCCCAGTATTAGTAGATCCAGGGGTGGGTGTGCTAGCCTTCACTGGTGATGAACCAGTGGAGAACTCATCAACAAACCTATCATAGCTTGAGTCTACTGGACTTGGAGTGTAACAATCAGCTCCAAATGACTGTATGAAGTCATTGTCTAATACGATATGTGGAGATACACAGTTCTCGCCATTGGCAGAGCTACCCCCCCAAAGCTTGTCTTGCTCCCCACGGAGTTGAAAGCCTCCATTCTTAAACTTCTTAAAGTTGATATTCTCCTGCAAATTGGACATATAAATTAGGATTGCATTACATATTTTTAGATTGACATTATGAAATAAATAATCATACATAAATGACAGCCACCTGAATTCTAGCTGCCCACCAATCTTCAGTGGCCTCAACCTTTCCAGTCTCAAAATTGAACCCCAAACCTGTCTCAACAGTCATCAGTCTATTGAACAACTGCCAATTCTGTTTCATGTTGTCGTGCTTCGTTTTCAATTTTTGCATGGTACAATTTTTACCACTTACAACCTTAAATTCATCAGCAATCTTATCCCACTTCATTTGACcagcatttttctttctccacTCATACAGCATATCTAGgaatattttggtggtttgaATATCCCATTTAAATTGTGTATCTCCCTCTATCAaactttctttccctttcttaCTCATTTCCTAAACTAGTAACAATGAGAGAATATTGCTGTCAAATGTAAGTTAAAATGAACATATCACAACCAAGATGAGCTATGCAATTAGATGGTGAGCAAAAAAACCAGTCATAGAATAAAACATTTGGAAATTCAATCATTGAAACACGTTGGACATGTAAAGGGTGATCAATACATTGAATGAGATATGATTCTCGTCCTGTTTAACAAAGAAGACTGATCAATACATTAAACTAGACTAATGTTGAATCTGTGATATG encodes the following:
- the LOC119992712 gene encoding protein ALP1-like — encoded protein: MNSSSSSSDDDDGVDLSQILLLHFLKRQFEDRGSISRSRRNMQCRTCTLTGRDWVADVLQGHPVRCHEAFRMPVEVFHALCGVLLDDYGLIGSDNVGILEMVAMFVSILGHAQANRDIQERFQHSGETISRLFHKVLLAVLKLSKDIIQPRGKSLHETPRYIREHSKISYRICFKDCIGALDGTHISAMVGPENRQRYIGRKGVATQNVLAVCDFDMMYTYISAGWEGSAHDSRVLEHSLRVERMKFPKPPRGKYYLVDAGYANKTGFLAPYKGERYHVPVFQNGAPASGPREVFNKAHARLRNVIERTFGVTKKKWRILNAMTSYDIKVQAMIVIACMALHNFIRIHAVNDVDFNDIGSTSTGGDHSVSDPVHEVTDNGVDEYLVIDDANMAQFRDMLADQLSSAI